Proteins from one Ipomoea triloba cultivar NCNSP0323 chromosome 1, ASM357664v1 genomic window:
- the LOC116031973 gene encoding uncharacterized protein LOC116031973 yields the protein MRRISSTVPAVALLAALLCAAAFQISVAITDGLVVNGNFEAPVKKTELNGTVVLKADAVPGWITTGFVEYILAGQTQGDMLLVVPEGYAAVRLGNEASIKQKLNVTKDMYYSITFCAARTCAQEEKLNVSVAPDSGVLPIQTLYSSNGWDCYAWAFQADYNEIEITIHNPGVEEDPACGPLIDSVAIRTLYPPRPTNANLVKNADFEEGPYLFANVTTGVLCPPFIEDDHSPIPAWTVDSLKAVKYIDAEHFSVPHGRRAVELVAGKESAIAQITRTIVGKIYDLTFLVGDASNSCEGSMIVEAFAGQSTLKVPYESKGKGGFKPAKLRFKATANRTRIMFFSTYYHTRSDDFVSLCGPVVDHVRLLSVRHPNLSLELTQN from the exons ATGAGGAGGATTTCAAGTACTGTTCCGGCGGTTGCTTTACTGGCCGCGCTACTCTGCGCCGCCGCCTTCCAAATCTCCGTCGCCATCACTGATG GATTAGTAGTGAATGGCAACTTCGAAGCACCGGTGAAGAAGACGGAGCTAAACGGCACGGTGGTGTTGAAGGCCGACGCCGTACCAGGGTGGATCACCACCGGGTTCGTGGAGTACATCTTGGCGGGGCAGACGCAAGGGGACATGCTCCTGGTGGTGCCGGAAGGCTACGCGGCCGTGCGGCTGGGCAACGAGGCGTCCATCAAGCAAAAACTGAACGTCACCAAAGACATGTACTACTCCATAACATTCTGCGCCGCCCGGACGTGCGCGCAGGAGGAGAAGCTCAACGTGTCGGTGGCGCCCGACTCCGGCGTCTTGCCTATCCAAACACTGTACAGTAGCAACGGTTGGGACTGTTATGCGTGGGCGTTCCAGGCGGACTATAACGAGATTGAGATCACGATCCATAACCCCGGCGTGGAGGAGGACCCCGCTTGTGGTCCCTTGATCGACTCCGTTGCCATTCGGACGCTCTACCCTCCTAGACCTACTAATG cgAACTTGGTAAAGAACGCGGATTTTGAGGAGGGTCCATACTTGTTCGCGAACGTGACAACCGGCGTTCTGTGCCCGCCCTTCATCGAGGACGACCACTCTCCCATTCCGGCGTGGACGGTGGACTCTCTGAAAGCCGTGAAGTACATAGACGCGGAGCATTTCTCGGTGCCCCACGGCAGGAGAGCCGTGGAACTGGTGGCCGGGAAAGAAAGCGCCATCGCTCAGATCACCCGAACAATAGTGGGCAAGATTTACGACCTGACCTTCCTTGTGGGGGACGCCAGCAACTCGTGCGAGGGCTCCATGATCGTGGAGGCGTTCGCGGGGCAGTCCACGCTCAAAGTCCCCTACGAGTCCAAAGGCAAGGGCGGATTTAAACCGGCCAAACTCCGGTTCAAGGCCACCGCCAACCGGACCCGGATTATGTTCTTCAGCACGTACTACCATACGCGGAGTGATGACTTCGTGTCACTATGTGGCCCTGTTGTTGACCATGTCAGGCTTCTCAGTGTTCGTCATCCCAATCTCTCCCTTGAATTGACTCAAAACTAG
- the LOC116010815 gene encoding uncharacterized protein LOC116010815, with protein MASDGDGVAALTERWADMVLEDEDIDFEPVGDGVGVVAEPESWVVVGRFLTEKLVKVEFMRQVMASIWRPVKGVQISELSPNLFMFVFYHYSDVLYVLEEGPWSFENNTLVCRQVHDGVLPAEVVLDAVDMWVQVYDLPVGYTSDIVLEQVGNFLGVFLRCDDRFAGTPWRHYYRIRVSIPVSRPIKRRMRLVKRDKTACWVSFKYERLHSFCFFCGMLGHSYKFCLKARESVIPVSEYPYGAGLRAGARRSGPRPVGEPWLIPVIGPVVATQGEEPNGVHGASAVRCDNRVVPAVVNDDGPSVVANAKRRREGAAGGSRRGSNNGDVTMLDVSKNLSKAGSGAQTRPSS; from the coding sequence ATGGCTTCGGACGGTGATGGGGTGGCGGCATTGACGGAACGGTGGGCTGACATGGTCCTCGAGGACGAGGACATCGACTTTGAACCGGTAGGAGATGGGGTTGGTGTAGTTGCTGAGCCGGAGTCCTGGGTGGTTGTGGGACGCTTCCTGACGGAGAAGCTTGTGAAGGTTGAGTTTATGCGTCAGGTCATGGCATCGATATGGCGTCCGGTTAAGGGGGTGCAGATTTCTGAGCTTAGTCCGAACctgtttatgtttgttttttatcATTATTCGGATGTTCTGTATGTTCTCGAAGAGGGGCCTTGGTCTTTCGAAAACAACACTTTGGTTTGTCGACAAGTGCACGATGGTGTTCTTCCGGCCGAGGTAGTTCTGGATGCGGTCGACATGTGGGTGCAGGTTTATGACTTACCTGTGGGCTACACGTCTGACATAGTGTTGGAGCAGGTTGGTAACTTTCTTGGCGTTTTTCTTCGGTGTGATGACAGGTTTGCGGGAACGCCATGGCGCCATTATTACCGCATTCGAGTGTCGATCCCTGTGTCACGCCCTATCAAGAGAAGGATGCGGTTGGTAAAGCGAGATAAGACGGCCTGTTGGGTGTCGTTTAAGTACGAGAGGCTCCACTCCTTTTGTTTCTTCTGCGGTATGTTAGGCCACTCATACAAATTTTGCTTGAAGGCGAGAGAGTCGGTGATTCCGGTGTCTGAGTATCCGTATGGTGCTGGTCTGAGGGCTGGAGCCAGGCGTAGTGGTCCTAGGCCTGTTGGTGAGCCTTGGCTGATTCCGGTTATTGGGCCGGTGGTCGCAACGCAGGGTGAAGAGCCGAATGGTGTTCACGGTGCAAGTGCGGTTCGGTGTGACAACCGAGTGGTGCCGGCTGTTGTGAATGATGACGGCCCGTCGGTGGTAGCAAACGCCAAGCGACGCCGAGAGGGTGCAGCAGGTGGCAGCAGACGTGGTAGCAACAATGGTGATGTTACAATGCTTGACGTGTCAAAAAACTTGTCCAAGGCGGGTTCTGGTGCCCAGACCCGCCCATCATCATGA
- the LOC116010810 gene encoding uncharacterized protein LOC116010810, with product MADLPRWRMTCYYGYPERSRRREAWDFLRSLADRSALPWVVIGDFNDLQYQHEKRGGNPHPNSLLRGFGEAMEDCELIQLPLRGYQYTWERGKGSEEWMEEKLDKVFATSGWCGQLEDACVENILTRTSDHSALFLSPLGEGGRGGGRRKGFKFEMAWLLDEGCMEVVQSAWQEGRPKGLLDCVQFCAALAEFRRVEDQLGRLEAQEDVFWRQRAKQHWLKGADANTKFYHRYASARRKKNHLHRLKNDAGVWVEGDAMKSVVLDYFENIFKSSGSSMLESFFTSVNPRVTQADNEHLLCPFEHEEVKAALFAMFPDKAPGPDGMNPGFYKHYWDVVGVDVSQFVIDCLNTCTFPIGLNDTNVVLIPKKCVPESVADLRPIALCNVIYKIMAKVLANRMKHLLGDLISESQSAFIPNRLITDNILVAAEVGHFFHRKQSGLVGWGALKLDMAKAYDRMEWPFLRGMLSALGFSDRWVNLIMLCVTTVSYSFLVNGVPNGHVVPTRGLRQGDPLSPYLFIICAEGLSLLLQQAQAAGTIHGCRVARGAPPVSHLLFADDSLLFFKANAQEARAVKQCLNRYEEMSGQVVNYHKSSVCFSINTMVEHREEVVAILGVAQTANFGKYLGLPTFVGRNRKAAFAYIEDKIRQRVNSWNKKLLSQARKEVLLKSVAQAMPTFSMSVFLLPESGIGRDRGIHWKAWDQLCVPRKFGGLGFKDLRAFNLTMLGKQEWRFLTMPQSLVARVYKARYFPTTSFLDATIGNNPSYCWRSIMAAHTLICSGVRRRIGNGRSTQIWGHPWLPDGPDPMVATPMPVYLIGSLVSGLIDEASGMWDLSVLDDIFVPGDVSRIVKIPISPTYEDSWYWYGDPKGIYTVKMGYRAIVGDFNGSTGAFNQWVSLWKIKVPPKWKTFLWRALSDILPVTTNLLLKRVEVDPTCPMCGQGHEDVMHALVMCDYSQLVWHVASLPTLSIVGDSFCMWFSDVLNSLTEQEIGFVMAVLYYIWWARNSAVWDGALPLPRKVVSMVSASLHAWRNTHAQTMAGSDHAGGATHTQPQRPTCFFDASLHPDTCKASFGAVLFSAQGEFTAACSGPLPDCFSPLMAEAAACKAALTWIRERGLMDVTILTDCAQLNTMLHSATVSFSYVGLMLDACKATISTFNSCFISFIPRS from the exons ATGGCGGACTTGCCACGATGGCGGATGACATGTTATTATGGTTACCCTGAGCGGAGTAGGCGAAGGGAAGCGTGGGACTTTCTCCGGTCCTTGGCTGATAGGTCTGCTTTGCCATGGGTGGTCATTGGGGATTTCAATGATCTCCAATATCAACACGAAAAGAGGGGTGGTAATCCGCATCCGAACAGTCTCCTTCGCGGTTTTGGGGAGGCTATGGAAGACTGTGAGTTGATTCAACTACCTTTGCGAGGCTATCAATATACATGGGAGAGAGGGAAGGGCTCGGAGGAGTGGATGGAGGAGAAATTGGATAAGGTGTTTGCTACTTCTGGATGGTGTGGTCAGTTGGAGGATGCCTGTGTGGAGAATATCTTGACCCGTACTTCTGACCATTCGGCCCTCTTCTTAAGTCCTCTAGGTGAAGGGGGTCGGGGTGGTGGGAGGCGCAAGGGGTTCAAGTTTGAGATGGCATGGCTCCTGGATGAGGGGTGCATGGAGGTGGTGCAGTCCGCTTGGCAGGAGGGTAGGCCGAAAGGTCTGCTTGACTGTGTGCAGTTCTGCG CTGCTTTGGCTGAGTTTCGTCGGGTTGAGGATCAGTTAGGCCGTCTTGAGGCACAGGAGGATGTTTTCTGGAGACAGCGGGCCAAGCAACACTGGCTAAAAGGGGCCGACGCAAACACTAAATTCTACCACAGGTATGCTTCTGCCCGTAGGAAAAAGAATCATTTACATAGGCTCAAAAATGATGCTGGGGTGTGGGTGGAGGGTGATGCTATGAAATCTGTTGTGCTAGATTActttgaaaacattttcaagTCTTCTGGCTCCTCTATGCTGGAATCTTTTTTCACCTCTGTAAACCCACGTGTAACACAAGCTGACAATGAACATCTGTTGTGTCCTTTTGAACATGAGGAAGTTAAAGCCGCTCTTTTTGCAATGTTTCCTGATAAGGCTCCGGGTCCGGATGGGATGAACCCGGGGTTCTACAAGCACTACTGGGATGTCGTGGGTGTTGATGTGTCTCAGTTTGTGATTGATTGTTTGAATACTTGCACTTTTCCGATTGGGCTAAATGATACGAATGTAGTGTTGATTCCTAAGAAATGTGTACCTGAGTCTGTGGCTGATTTAAGGCCGATAGCTTTGTGCAATGTGATTTATAAGATTATGGCGAAGGTACTGGCTAACAGAATGAAACACCTTTTGGGGGACCTCATATCGGAATCCCAGAGTGCTTTCATTCCAAACAGACTCATAACTGATAATATTCTGGTTGCTGCGGAGGTGGGACATTTTTTCCACAGAAAGCAGAGTGGTTTGGTAGGATGGGGTGCCCTAAAGTTGGATATGGCAAAGGCATATGACAGGATGGAGTGGCCTTTCTTGCGAGGTATGTTGTCTGCTTTGGGTTTTTCTGACCGCTGGGTTAATTTGATTATGCTATGTGTCACCACGGTGTCATATAGCTTTTTGGTTAATGGTGTTCCTAATGGCCATGTTGTCCCCACTAGAGGGCTAAGGCAAGGTGACCCGCTTTCTccatatttattcataatttgtgCGGAGGGGCTTTCTTTGTTGCTGCAACAGGCTCAGGCTGCTGGTACTATCCATGGTTGTAGGGTGGCTAGAGGGGCTCCCCCAGTTTCCCATCTATTATTTGCTGATGACAGTCTGCTGTTCTTTAAGGCCAATGCCCAGGAGGCAAGAGCTGTTAAACAGTGTTTGAATAGATATGAGGAAATGTCTGGCCAAGTTGTTAACTACCATAAATCTAGTGTCTGTTTTAGCATAAATACTATGGTGGAGCATAGGGAGGAGGTGGTGGCAATTTTGGGAGTGGCTCAGACAGCAAACTTTGGTAAATATCTGGGTCTTCCTACTTTTGTTGGGAGAAATAGAAAGGCTGCTTTTGCTTATATCGAGGATAAAATCAGGCAACGGGTTAATTCGTGGAACAAGAAACTCTTATCACAAGCAAGGAAGGAAGTGCTGTTGAAAAGTGTGGCACAAGCTATGCCCACTTTCTCAATGAGTGTTTTCCTGCTGCCTGAGTCG GGAATAGGGAGAGATAGGGGGATACATTGGAAAGCGTGGGACCAGTTATGTGTACCAAGGAAATTTGGTGGCTTGGGGTTCAAGGATCTCAGGGCTTTCAATCTGACTATGCTAGGCAAGCAGGAATGGCGGTTCCTCACTATGCCCCAATCCCTCGTTGCCCGGGTTTATAAGGCGCGATATTTCCCCACGACTTCTTTTTTGGATGCAACCATTGGCAACAATCCTAGTTATTGTTGGCGAAGTATCATGGCAGCCCATACTCTAATTTGTAGTGGTGTGCGGAGGAGAATTGGAAATGGACGTTCAACTCAAATTTGGGGACATCCATGGTTACCTGATGGTCCGGATCCGATGGTGGCTACTCCCATGCCTGTGTATCTTATTGGCTCCCTAGTCTCGGGCCTAATTGATGAAGCTAGCGGTATGTGGGACTTGTCTGTTCTGGACGATATTTTCGTCCCTGGTGATGTCTCACGCATTGTTAAAATTCCAATTTCGCCAACTTACGAAGATTCTTGGTATTGGTATGGGGACCCCAAAGGCATTTACACTGTTAAGATGGGTTACAGGGCCATTGTTGGTGATTTTAATGGTTCAACGGGAGCCTTTAATCAATGGGTCTCTCTTTGGAAAATTAAAGTCCCCCCCAAGTGGAAGACATTTCTTTGGAGAGCCTTGAGTGACATTCTTCCTGTTACCACCAACTTGCTTTTAAAGAGGGTGGAGGTTGATCCTACATGTCCAATGTGTGGGCAAGGTCATGAGGATGTTATGCATGCTTTAGTTATGTGTGATTATTCTCAACTTGTTTGGCATGTGGCATCTTTACCTACCTTGTCTATAGTTGGGGATTCTTTTTGTATGTGGTTCTCTGATGTGTTGAACTCATTGACCGAACAGGAGATTGGTTTTGTTATGGCAGTGCTTTACTACATTTGGTGGGCCCGGAATTCGGCAGTTTGGGATGGTGCACTGCCGCTACCTCGCAAAGTTGTATCAATGGTGTCAGCTTCTCTTCATGCATGGCGGAACACCCACGCTCAAACCATGGCAGGTTCCGACCACGCTGGAGGCGCTACGCACACTCAGCCGCAACGCCCTACTTGCTTCTTCGACGCCAGCCTGCACCCAGACACCTGCAAGGCCTCTTTCGGTGCGGTTCTTTTCTCGGCACAGGGCGAATTTACAGCTGCATGTTCAGGGCCTCTTCCGGACTGCTTTTCTCCATTAATGGCGGAGGCAGCGGCTTGTAAGGCGGCGCTAACATGGATTCGTGAGAGGGGGTTAATGGACGTCACGATCCTCACGGACTGTGCGCAGCTCAACACAATGCTACATTCTGCTACTGTTTCATTCTCTTACGTGGGGCTTATGCTAGATGCATGCAAAGCGACCATATCGACGTTTAATAGCTGctttatttctttcattccacGTTCATAA
- the LOC115998489 gene encoding GTP-binding nuclear protein Ran-3, giving the protein MALPNQQTVDYPSFKLVIVGDGGTGKTTFVKRHITGEFEKKYEPTIGVEVHPLDFFTNCGKIRFYCWDTAGQEKFGGLRDGYYIHGQCAIIMFDVTARLTYKNVPTWHRDLCRVCENIPIVLCGNKVDVKNRQVKAKQVTFHRKKNLQYYEISAKSNYNFEKPFLYLARKLAGDPNLHFVESPALAPPEVQIDLAAQQQHEAELIAAASQPLPDDDDDTFE; this is encoded by the exons ATG GCACTTCCAAATCAGCAGACGGTTGATTACCCGAGCTTTAAGCTTGTAATTGTTGGCGATGGTGGAActg GAAAAACTACATTTGTGAAGAGGCACATTACTGGTGAATTCGAGAAGAAATATGAAC CCACCATAGGTGTGGAGGTGCATCCATTGGATTTCTTCACAAATTGTGGAAAAATCAGATTTTATTGCTGGGATACTGCTGGCCAAGAGAAATTTGGTGGTCTTAGGGACGGTTACTA TATCCATGGACAATGTGCAATTATCATGTTTGATGTGACTGCCAGATTGACATACAAGAATGTGCCCACATGGCACCGTGATCTTTGCCG TGTCTGTGAGAACATTCCAATTGTTCTTTGCGGAAACAAGGTTGATGTGAAGAACAGGCAAGTGAAGGCTAAGCAGGTTACCTTTCATCGGAAGAAGAACTTGCAGTATTACGAAATATCTGCAAAGAGTAATTACAACTTTGAGAAGCCTTTCCTCTACCTCGCTAGGAAACTTGCTGG GGATCCAAACTTGCACTTTGTCGAGTCACCCGCTCTTGCTCCTCCAGAAGTACAGATTGATTTAGCTGCACAACAGCA GCACGAGGCTGAGCTCATTGCTGCTGCAAGCCAACCTCTtccagatgatgatgatgacacgTTTGAGTAA